A genome region from Dolichospermum compactum NIES-806 includes the following:
- a CDS encoding alpha/beta fold hydrolase, protein MPAVDPKPCFLTPNPVRSDSPLFIYLPGMDGTGELLQSQIPELACGLDIRCLSIPKNCLATWDVLAKNVLDLVHAELEKSCQRTIYLCGESFGGCLAIQVAIQSPQLFKRIILINPASALQQQSWFNWISQATQFVPSFLFDIGALGLLPFLASLERISPSDRYTLLTAMRSLPSETVNWRLSLLRDFQVDSKQLQELTQPILLIGSGSDRLLPSVSEIARLADILPNTQTFILPHSGHACLLEKDVNLYQILKDNDFLEVNITVPKITKSTHSPIFTKSL, encoded by the coding sequence ATGCCAGCAGTTGATCCTAAACCTTGTTTTTTAACGCCAAATCCAGTACGATCAGATTCTCCTTTATTTATCTATTTGCCAGGTATGGATGGGACTGGTGAGTTATTGCAATCTCAAATCCCAGAATTAGCCTGTGGTTTAGATATTCGTTGCTTGTCCATACCCAAAAACTGTCTGGCCACTTGGGATGTTTTAGCGAAGAATGTTTTGGACTTGGTTCACGCTGAGTTAGAAAAAAGCTGTCAACGGACAATATATCTATGTGGTGAATCTTTTGGTGGTTGTTTAGCAATACAAGTAGCTATCCAGTCGCCGCAGTTATTTAAGCGTATTATCTTAATTAATCCTGCTTCGGCTTTGCAGCAGCAATCTTGGTTTAATTGGATATCCCAGGCTACTCAATTTGTACCATCATTCCTATTTGATATTGGTGCATTGGGTTTGTTACCGTTTCTAGCATCATTAGAACGGATTTCTCCAAGCGATCGCTATACACTACTTACAGCTATGCGTTCTCTACCATCAGAAACCGTAAATTGGCGCTTATCCTTACTGCGAGATTTCCAGGTTGATAGCAAACAGCTACAAGAGCTAACACAACCAATTTTACTCATTGGCAGTGGTAGCGATCGCCTATTACCCTCTGTAAGTGAAATTGCTCGATTGGCAGATATTCTACCAAATACTCAGACATTTATCTTACCACATAGCGGTCATGCCTGTTTATTAGAGAAGGATGTCAATCTCTATCAAATTCTTAAAGATAATGATTTTTTAGAAGTTAATATCACTGTACCAAAAATTACCAAATCAACGCACAGTCCTATTTTCACCAAGTCTTTGTGA
- a CDS encoding FitA-like ribbon-helix-helix domain-containing protein, which produces MKIILDNLEPNLVENLRYQAEQHGRTLETELKLILTQAVTKNPQENFQEQTLIPLKILAAQVKESLDNTGYNSHEQIIDLIQDVKKEMAEEHLLKAQHHNEL; this is translated from the coding sequence ATGAAAATAATTCTAGATAACTTAGAACCCAACCTCGTCGAAAATCTCAGATATCAAGCAGAACAACATGGACGGACTCTAGAGACTGAGTTGAAACTAATTTTAACACAAGCTGTTACCAAAAATCCTCAAGAAAATTTTCAGGAACAAACATTAATTCCCCTAAAAATATTAGCAGCACAGGTAAAAGAATCCTTAGATAATACAGGATATAATTCCCATGAGCAAATTATTGATTTAATTCAAGATGTCAAAAAAGAAATGGCTGAAGAACATTTATTAAAAGCACAGCATCACAATGAGTTATGA
- a CDS encoding nuclease-related domain-containing DEAD/DEAH box helicase, whose protein sequence is MAIMIPPSLPKKASEGEKRLYNILKNKLSDNFYVWYEPRIDGRYPDFIILSPDFGLLVIEVKGWYLKHILKASHDSFEIENNRNDLETIEKQKSPLRQGKDYLDKLLNILKKSRILTNQSGKYQGNLCFPIAVGAVMSNLTDEQAHKYNLIDILPIKSVIYRDELLTWDKDDIQEETIIQRFQEMFGVNFVFSPLTPDQISTIKGIIYPEIVIRQEKATLKSVNSEFSILPSDIILTTLDSKQESLAKSIGDGHRIFFGVSGSGKTLLLISRAKYLINQNHHARILILCFNVCLAAYIKSVFHQDSQNRHYQNIEVGNFDVWAKSLLGKLPSQVQGNRDEYTGKIVLDKLSKYSLEQKWDAIFIDEAHTFVPIWFQCCVNALKHSENGDLMIVADGNQSLYKRSDFKWKDVGIKAQGYRTISKKFDLDKNYRNTHQILSSALSILNHVSDLVEPLEDEDVTFPLVKPSLALRQGDKPKIYISSTPDEQEKYIISTIHYLKSLNIDDRDIAILYRQAGKKDEPRLNSIIQKLNQKGISTYWVNQNDNSKRQYNREREGVRIITMLSSLGLEFKAVLLIWLEQFDDSIGKKDAEILARRQIYVAMTRAQEYLSLYISHQSKLTSELKNYLSFDIFNQ, encoded by the coding sequence ATGGCAATTATGATACCGCCCTCTCTTCCTAAAAAAGCAAGTGAGGGAGAAAAAAGACTATACAATATTCTCAAAAATAAGCTATCGGATAATTTCTATGTTTGGTATGAACCCAGAATAGATGGTCGTTATCCTGACTTTATTATTTTATCCCCTGATTTTGGACTACTTGTTATAGAAGTTAAAGGATGGTATCTCAAACACATACTTAAAGCTTCCCATGATAGTTTTGAAATAGAGAACAATCGCAATGATTTAGAGACAATTGAAAAACAGAAATCTCCTTTACGTCAAGGTAAAGATTATCTTGACAAATTATTAAATATTCTCAAAAAATCTAGAATATTAACTAACCAATCAGGCAAATACCAAGGAAATTTATGTTTTCCTATTGCTGTTGGTGCAGTTATGTCTAATTTAACTGATGAACAAGCTCATAAATATAATTTAATTGATATACTCCCAATAAAAAGTGTAATTTATCGTGATGAATTATTGACATGGGATAAAGATGATATTCAAGAAGAAACAATCATCCAGCGTTTTCAAGAAATGTTTGGAGTTAACTTTGTTTTCTCTCCTTTAACACCTGATCAGATTAGTACCATCAAAGGAATTATATATCCTGAAATTGTTATTAGACAAGAAAAAGCTACATTAAAAAGTGTTAATTCTGAATTTTCAATTTTACCAAGTGATATTATATTAACAACTTTAGACAGTAAACAAGAATCTTTGGCTAAAAGTATAGGAGATGGTCATCGTATCTTCTTTGGGGTTTCTGGTTCAGGGAAAACCCTATTATTAATATCACGCGCTAAATACTTAATTAACCAAAATCATCATGCAAGAATATTAATACTGTGTTTCAATGTATGTTTAGCAGCCTATATAAAATCAGTTTTTCATCAAGATTCACAAAATAGACACTATCAAAATATTGAAGTCGGAAATTTTGATGTATGGGCAAAATCTCTATTAGGTAAATTACCCAGTCAAGTTCAAGGAAATCGGGACGAATATACAGGTAAAATAGTTCTTGATAAATTATCTAAATATTCACTAGAACAAAAATGGGATGCTATTTTTATTGATGAAGCTCATACTTTTGTTCCTATTTGGTTTCAGTGTTGTGTGAATGCTCTGAAACATAGTGAAAATGGTGATTTAATGATTGTTGCAGATGGCAACCAAAGTCTTTATAAAAGGTCTGATTTTAAGTGGAAAGATGTAGGAATTAAAGCACAAGGATATCGCACTATTAGCAAGAAATTTGACTTAGACAAAAACTACCGTAACACACATCAAATTTTATCTTCTGCATTGAGTATTTTAAACCATGTCTCTGATTTAGTTGAACCTTTAGAAGATGAGGATGTAACTTTCCCTCTGGTTAAACCCAGTTTAGCATTGAGACAGGGGGATAAACCAAAAATTTATATAAGCAGCACACCTGATGAACAAGAAAAATATATTATATCAACTATCCATTATTTAAAATCATTAAATATTGATGATCGTGATATAGCTATTTTATATAGACAAGCAGGTAAGAAGGATGAACCAAGATTAAATTCTATTATCCAAAAACTCAATCAGAAAGGTATATCAACTTACTGGGTTAATCAAAATGATAATTCTAAGAGACAATATAACCGGGAAAGAGAAGGTGTGAGAATTATAACTATGCTTTCATCTCTTGGGTTAGAGTTTAAAGCAGTATTATTAATTTGGCTAGAACAGTTTGATGATTCTATTGGTAAAAAAGACGCTGAAATTTTAGCAAGAAGGCAGATTTATGTTGCCATGACTCGCGCTCAGGAATATTTAAGTTTATATATTAGTCATCAATCTAAACTAACATCGGAATTAAAGAATTATTTAAGTTTTGACATATTCAACCAATAG
- a CDS encoding DUF1815 family protein: protein MFLRLANEYRQFVQDLVMNLQALAVVLERYGYPASCYTCGDQMNSASFMVSLGDNHLIRFLVSDYGITWTEMRDDRELMKLEGAEAINQLEELATLVKEAMQTSRDTEYSSPKSKRILQNTVGIVKTHR from the coding sequence GTGTTTTTAAGACTAGCAAACGAGTATAGACAATTTGTTCAAGATTTAGTAATGAATTTGCAAGCTTTAGCAGTTGTACTAGAGAGGTATGGTTATCCTGCTTCTTGTTATACTTGCGGCGACCAAATGAATAGTGCATCTTTTATGGTAAGCTTAGGCGATAATCATTTAATCCGGTTTTTGGTATCCGATTATGGGATTACTTGGACAGAAATGCGTGATGATCGAGAGTTAATGAAATTAGAGGGTGCAGAAGCAATTAATCAGTTAGAAGAACTAGCTACTCTTGTCAAAGAGGCGATGCAAACCTCTAGAGATACTGAGTATTCATCTCCAAAAAGTAAAAGGATTTTACAGAATACAGTGGGAATTGTGAAAACTCACCGATAA
- a CDS encoding D-alanyl-D-alanine carboxypeptidase has translation MLELLGSGLFSIWLEVAKAQIQPLEALSVLAWQGSSNLILVPDPSPASATTVHEYLNGLISSKLIDKNLMPSQGIWLQSGPMLMANHQGTTPLPAASLTKVATSLVALKAWGANHQFETLVSSTGPLVNGVVQGDLVITGSGDPMFVGEEAIALGNTLNKMGIKQVKGNLLITGAFAMNFQRHPLLAGQLLKQALNHQTWSRSVVFQYSVMPKGTPKPQVIIAGNIKVDPRPQVGQTLLVRHLSLPLQKIIKEMNVFSNNDIAEMLANSVGGADVVSATASQLARFPQSEILLINGSGLGKENRISPRAVSAMFMALQREASFYQLSLADLFPTSGLDHRGTIHSRHMPKATVMKTGTLNDVSALAGVVPTRDRGLVWFTIINRGGNVSAFRVQQDKLLQNLEKELEVSTDIPDPVTPRLDNSLPNFGAANRNQVLYKQS, from the coding sequence ATGCTGGAATTACTAGGATCAGGTTTGTTTTCTATCTGGCTAGAAGTGGCTAAGGCGCAGATTCAACCGTTAGAAGCCTTGAGTGTCTTGGCTTGGCAAGGTAGTTCTAATTTGATTCTTGTCCCTGATCCAAGTCCAGCAAGTGCTACCACAGTTCATGAATATCTTAATGGGTTAATTTCGTCAAAATTAATTGACAAAAATCTCATGCCTTCTCAGGGGATTTGGTTGCAGTCAGGACCGATGCTGATGGCTAATCATCAAGGTACTACACCTTTACCTGCTGCTTCTTTAACTAAGGTTGCTACTTCCTTGGTGGCTTTGAAAGCTTGGGGAGCGAATCATCAATTTGAGACTTTAGTTAGTAGCACAGGACCGTTAGTAAATGGGGTGGTGCAGGGTGATTTAGTGATTACTGGTAGTGGAGATCCTATGTTTGTGGGGGAGGAAGCGATCGCACTGGGAAATACTCTGAATAAAATGGGGATTAAGCAAGTTAAGGGCAATTTGCTGATTACTGGGGCTTTTGCGATGAATTTCCAACGTCATCCCTTACTCGCCGGTCAATTACTCAAACAAGCGCTAAATCATCAAACTTGGTCTCGTTCTGTGGTTTTCCAATACTCAGTTATGCCCAAGGGAACACCTAAACCCCAAGTGATTATTGCTGGTAATATTAAAGTAGATCCTCGACCGCAAGTTGGACAAACTTTACTGGTACGTCATCTTTCCTTACCTTTGCAAAAAATTATTAAGGAAATGAATGTTTTTAGTAATAACGATATTGCGGAAATGTTAGCCAATTCTGTAGGAGGAGCAGATGTAGTTAGCGCTACAGCATCTCAACTTGCTAGATTCCCACAGTCAGAAATTCTCTTGATTAATGGTTCTGGTTTAGGGAAAGAAAATCGAATTTCTCCCAGAGCCGTTTCGGCTATGTTCATGGCATTGCAACGGGAGGCTAGTTTTTATCAGTTAAGTTTAGCTGATTTGTTTCCTACCTCTGGACTGGATCATAGAGGAACAATCCATTCTCGACATATGCCCAAAGCAACGGTAATGAAAACTGGTACTCTCAATGATGTGAGCGCTTTGGCTGGAGTTGTCCCCACACGCGATCGCGGTTTGGTTTGGTTTACAATCATTAATCGTGGTGGCAATGTATCAGCTTTTCGGGTTCAACAAGATAAACTTCTCCAAAATTTAGAAAAAGAATTAGAAGTATCTACTGACATTCCTGATCCTGTCACACCTCGATTAGATAATTCTTTACCAAATTTTGGCGCTGCTAATCGTAATCAAGTTTTGTATAAGCAATCGTAG
- the lptC gene encoding LPS export ABC transporter periplasmic protein LptC — protein MQHSQARENGRQDGKHQRGIKHHSPHFYSFLGLTLPNNWFYLPLILCLGLCLSSCGNPSPTKSKPDSSYPKDDDTKVTFFGIVFEQFDEVGRPVWKVKAKEAKYTTDKQVGQADSPEGELYQDGKVVYQIKAEKANIKQDGKQLFLQGKIVATDPRNGIVFKANELEWRPQEDLLIVRNQLNGSHKQLQAVAQEAKIKTREQRVEFSQGVVAKSRDPQLQMRTEHLMWHIKEEKLFSDRPIQIERYKDNKITARGDGNAAEINLKTQIATLKPQAKLELVSPPMQVTSNSITWNINKENITTNSPIRIFQAAENVTVTANQGKMNIPENTVYLTGNVNAVGQRSQSLKSNQLTWYLDKKLLEAQGNIIYRQIEPKLTFQGETAVGNLETENIVVKGGNSSESRVVTEIIPQEGR, from the coding sequence ATGCAACATTCACAAGCGAGGGAGAATGGAAGACAAGATGGAAAACATCAGAGGGGAATTAAACATCATTCTCCCCACTTCTATTCATTTTTGGGGTTAACATTACCAAATAATTGGTTTTACCTACCTTTGATATTATGTTTAGGTTTATGCTTATCGAGTTGCGGTAATCCATCACCTACCAAATCAAAACCTGATTCTTCATATCCAAAGGATGATGATACTAAGGTAACTTTTTTTGGGATTGTTTTTGAACAATTTGATGAGGTAGGTAGACCAGTTTGGAAAGTTAAAGCTAAAGAGGCAAAGTACACTACAGATAAACAAGTAGGTCAAGCGGACAGTCCTGAAGGAGAACTTTACCAAGATGGAAAAGTTGTCTACCAAATTAAAGCAGAAAAAGCTAACATTAAGCAAGATGGTAAGCAACTATTTCTTCAAGGTAAAATTGTCGCTACCGATCCCCGTAATGGGATTGTTTTCAAGGCTAATGAGTTAGAATGGCGACCTCAAGAAGATTTATTGATTGTTCGCAATCAGTTAAATGGTAGTCATAAACAATTACAGGCTGTAGCTCAAGAAGCCAAGATTAAAACTCGTGAACAACGGGTAGAATTTTCACAAGGAGTAGTTGCTAAATCCAGAGATCCACAGTTACAAATGCGAACTGAGCATTTAATGTGGCATATTAAGGAGGAGAAATTATTTAGCGATCGCCCTATTCAAATCGAAAGATATAAAGATAACAAAATTACTGCACGTGGTGATGGTAACGCCGCAGAAATTAATTTAAAAACTCAAATTGCCACTCTCAAACCACAGGCAAAGTTAGAGTTAGTATCTCCACCAATGCAAGTTACTAGTAACTCTATCACCTGGAATATTAACAAAGAAAATATTACCACAAATTCTCCTATTCGCATCTTCCAAGCAGCTGAGAATGTGACTGTGACTGCTAATCAGGGAAAAATGAACATACCAGAAAACACGGTGTATCTCACTGGTAATGTGAATGCGGTTGGACAACGTAGTCAGTCTTTAAAATCAAATCAACTAACTTGGTATTTAGATAAAAAATTGTTAGAAGCTCAAGGAAATATAATTTATCGTCAAATTGAACCAAAACTAACTTTTCAAGGGGAAACAGCCGTCGGTAATTTAGAAACAGAAAATATTGTTGTTAAAGGTGGTAATTCCTCCGAAAGCAGAGTAGTCACAGAAATTATTCCCCAGGAAGGTAGGTAG
- a CDS encoding LOG family protein has translation MTSEASFSSLDSLQANIAELIDRLPTLKHRQFIQQSLTTILRLADSDIERLDWKILSAALADMECGFQLFYNYRHVRKITIFGSARLAPDTPTYQMAVAFSRAVSALGFMIMTGGGGGIMRAGQEGAGRENSFGLNIQLPFEQQANPIIEGDAKLINFKYFFTRKLFLLKESDAVALFPGGFGTQDEAFECITLSQTGKFGPVPLVLIDQPGGDYWRSWSQYIDEKLVKTGLVSPDDPSLYIITDNLEVACNAITGFYRIYHSSRYVGDQLVIRLREDLSDAQVELLNTHFCDILLTGKIAKSQALPQEEQDDTSNLPRLVLNFNQRDLGRLYQMIGMINQVGVPTPEELAHPERK, from the coding sequence ATGACTTCTGAAGCGTCCTTTTCTTCGTTAGATTCTCTCCAAGCGAATATTGCTGAACTAATAGACCGATTACCGACACTAAAACATAGGCAATTTATTCAGCAATCACTCACAACAATTTTGCGTCTTGCTGATAGTGATATTGAACGTCTGGATTGGAAAATATTATCTGCCGCTTTAGCAGATATGGAATGTGGTTTTCAATTATTTTATAACTACCGCCATGTTCGGAAAATTACTATTTTTGGTTCTGCCCGTCTAGCACCAGATACACCCACATATCAAATGGCAGTTGCATTTAGTCGCGCTGTTTCTGCACTAGGATTTATGATTATGACAGGTGGTGGTGGTGGGATTATGCGAGCTGGTCAAGAAGGTGCTGGTAGGGAAAATTCTTTTGGTTTAAATATTCAGTTACCTTTTGAGCAACAAGCTAACCCAATCATTGAAGGTGATGCTAAACTAATTAATTTTAAATACTTTTTCACTCGCAAGTTATTTCTTCTGAAAGAAAGTGATGCTGTGGCTTTGTTTCCTGGCGGTTTTGGCACTCAAGATGAGGCTTTTGAATGTATAACATTGAGCCAAACAGGTAAATTTGGTCCAGTTCCTTTGGTGTTAATTGATCAACCAGGGGGTGATTATTGGCGTTCTTGGAGTCAATATATTGATGAGAAATTGGTAAAAACAGGACTTGTTAGTCCAGATGATCCGAGTTTGTACATTATTACAGATAATCTTGAAGTTGCTTGTAATGCCATTACTGGATTTTACCGAATTTATCATTCTAGTCGTTATGTTGGTGATCAGTTGGTGATCCGGTTAAGAGAAGATTTATCGGATGCTCAAGTGGAATTACTTAATACTCATTTTTGTGATATTTTGCTGACAGGTAAAATTGCTAAAAGCCAAGCATTACCACAGGAAGAACAAGATGACACATCTAATTTACCCCGGTTAGTTTTAAATTTTAATCAACGAGATTTAGGGCGTTTATATCAAATGATTGGGATGATTAATCAGGTGGGTGTCCCCACTCCAGAGGAATTGGCACATCCAGAAAGGAAGTAA
- a CDS encoding PIN domain-containing protein — MSYDIPQRLFLDTNIYIIGIANQDSYERKILESVGFLKSSSVEVIVSEELLDQILRVSKRLYNKDWGSQIVARIWQQLQVIYVNFTSEEWLKIEELGLIPREDIGVYLTASKGETQCFVSANHKLIRCLVQETKEFECLTPQEFVNKYLS, encoded by the coding sequence ATGAGTTATGATATCCCTCAACGTCTTTTTTTAGACACTAATATTTATATTATTGGTATTGCAAATCAGGATAGTTATGAAAGAAAAATATTAGAATCAGTTGGTTTTTTAAAATCTTCATCTGTAGAAGTTATCGTTTCAGAAGAATTATTAGATCAAATCTTACGAGTATCTAAACGTTTATATAATAAAGATTGGGGTAGTCAAATTGTTGCTCGGATTTGGCAGCAATTACAGGTTATTTATGTCAATTTTACTTCTGAGGAATGGCTCAAAATAGAAGAGTTAGGATTAATTCCTCGTGAAGATATTGGAGTTTATTTAACTGCTAGTAAGGGTGAAACTCAATGTTTTGTTTCTGCTAATCATAAACTAATTCGTTGTTTAGTTCAAGAAACAAAAGAGTTTGAATGTTTAACTCCTCAAGAATTTGTGAATAAGTATTTATCATAA
- a CDS encoding LabA-like NYN domain-containing protein, protein MLNNFENDSIFTPEQVLENRGRVAIFIDGSNLFYAALQLGIEIDYTKLLCRLTGGSRLLRAFFYTGVDRTNEKQQGFLLWMRRNGYRVIAKDLVQLPDGSKKANLDVEIAVDMMALCDSYDTAVLVSGDGDLAYAVNSVSYRGVRVEVVSLRSMTSDSLINVSDRYIDLEAIKEDIQKTPRQSYPYRPLSSMGFLDDPRDSSRHLEVPE, encoded by the coding sequence ATGTTGAACAATTTTGAAAACGACTCAATATTTACCCCAGAACAGGTTTTGGAAAATCGGGGTCGGGTGGCTATCTTTATTGATGGCTCAAACTTATTTTATGCGGCGCTACAACTAGGAATCGAAATTGATTACACTAAGTTATTGTGCCGTTTGACTGGCGGATCAAGGCTATTACGGGCTTTTTTCTATACAGGTGTAGATCGAACAAATGAGAAGCAACAGGGCTTTTTGTTGTGGATGCGCCGTAACGGTTATCGGGTAATTGCGAAGGATTTGGTGCAATTACCAGATGGCTCTAAAAAAGCTAACTTAGATGTGGAAATAGCTGTTGATATGATGGCATTGTGCGATTCCTATGATACCGCAGTTTTAGTTAGCGGTGACGGCGATTTGGCTTATGCTGTCAATTCTGTGAGCTATCGTGGGGTGAGGGTAGAGGTGGTGAGTTTGCGTTCTATGACTAGTGATAGTTTAATTAATGTGAGCGATCGCTATATTGATTTAGAAGCCATCAAAGAAGATATCCAAAAAACCCCCCGTCAAAGTTATCCATATCGGCCATTGTCTAGTATGGGCTTTTTAGACGATCCTAGAGATAGTAGTAGACATCTAGAAGTTCCAGAATAA
- a CDS encoding XisI protein — translation MEALCICDQESDNYLLMDTGWDITGRVHAVVFHLRIIDGKICIEWDGTERGITGELLELGVEKDDIILGFIRPEYRQFTDFSVA, via the coding sequence ATTGAGGCTTTATGTATTTGTGATCAAGAATCTGATAATTATTTGTTAATGGATACCGGTTGGGATATAACAGGTAGAGTTCATGCAGTGGTGTTTCATTTGCGAATTATTGATGGGAAAATCTGCATTGAATGGGATGGTACGGAAAGGGGTATAACTGGGGAATTATTGGAATTAGGAGTAGAAAAGGATGATATTATTTTAGGGTTTATTCGTCCTGAATATCGGCAGTTTACAGATTTTTCTGTAGCTTAA
- the metG gene encoding methionine--tRNA ligase, which yields MNLVNKTEKTFALTTPLYYVNDVPHIGSAYTTIAADVVARFNRLQGHQVLLITGTDEHGQKIQRSAANLGKPPQDFCDEIVPSFLNLWDLLDIQYDRFSRTTAPRHQAIVKEFFQRVWENGDIYQGEQKGWYCVSCEEFKEERDLLADKHCPIHTNKQVEWRDEQNYFFRLSKYQTQLEEFYQSHPDFIQPVSRRNEVFNFVAQGLQDFSISRVNLDWGFPVPVDSQHTLYVWFDALLGYVTALLEPDAEATLANALQSWWPINLHLIGKDILRFHAVYWPAMLMSAGLPLPDRVFGHGFLTKDGQKMGKTLGNTLDPITLVENYGSDAVRYYFLKEIEFGKDGDFNEIRFINVLNADLANDLGNLLNRTLNMVKKYCASQVPAINQSAIPIENPLKAMGLELGERVKQAYTALAFNEACHYVLSLVQASNKFIDDQAPWSLYKQGKQSEVEVVLYAVLESVRLAAYLLSPIIPNISSDIYQQLGWGINFNEQKEGAILAPFCTHSTWGILSDKQILGTPKPVFKRIETLK from the coding sequence ATGAATCTTGTGAATAAAACAGAAAAGACTTTTGCACTGACCACACCACTATACTATGTCAACGATGTTCCGCATATTGGCAGTGCTTATACAACTATAGCAGCGGATGTAGTCGCCAGATTTAATCGCTTACAGGGACATCAAGTGCTACTAATTACAGGTACAGATGAACACGGGCAAAAAATTCAGCGTTCAGCAGCAAATTTAGGAAAACCACCACAGGATTTTTGTGATGAAATAGTTCCCAGTTTTCTTAACTTGTGGGATTTACTCGATATTCAATATGATCGCTTTAGTCGGACTACAGCACCCCGTCACCAAGCGATAGTTAAAGAGTTTTTTCAGCGAGTTTGGGAAAATGGCGACATTTACCAAGGAGAACAAAAAGGTTGGTACTGTGTTTCCTGCGAAGAGTTTAAGGAAGAACGGGATTTACTCGCAGATAAACACTGTCCTATCCATACTAACAAACAAGTAGAGTGGCGAGATGAGCAGAACTATTTCTTTCGCTTGTCTAAATACCAAACCCAGTTAGAGGAGTTTTACCAATCCCATCCAGATTTTATCCAACCGGTCAGCAGACGAAATGAAGTTTTCAATTTTGTCGCTCAAGGTTTACAGGATTTTTCGATTTCGCGGGTAAATCTTGATTGGGGTTTTCCTGTCCCTGTGGATTCTCAACATACATTGTATGTATGGTTTGATGCTTTGCTGGGTTATGTAACAGCATTGTTAGAACCAGATGCAGAAGCAACTTTAGCTAATGCTTTACAATCATGGTGGCCGATTAACCTGCACTTGATTGGTAAAGATATTTTACGCTTTCATGCTGTGTACTGGCCTGCAATGCTGATGTCAGCGGGTTTACCTTTACCAGACAGGGTATTTGGACATGGTTTTTTAACTAAAGATGGTCAAAAAATGGGAAAGACTTTAGGTAATACCCTTGATCCTATTACTTTAGTGGAAAATTATGGTAGTGATGCCGTTCGTTATTACTTCCTTAAGGAAATCGAATTTGGGAAGGATGGCGATTTTAATGAAATAAGGTTCATTAATGTTTTGAATGCAGATTTGGCGAATGATTTAGGTAATTTGTTAAATCGGACTTTAAACATGGTGAAGAAATACTGTGCTAGTCAAGTACCAGCCATTAACCAATCAGCCATTCCCATTGAAAATCCTTTGAAAGCAATGGGGTTAGAGTTGGGAGAAAGGGTGAAGCAAGCATACACAGCATTAGCTTTTAATGAAGCCTGTCACTATGTTTTATCTCTGGTACAAGCCAGTAATAAATTTATTGATGATCAAGCTCCTTGGTCATTATATAAACAAGGTAAACAGTCAGAAGTAGAAGTGGTGCTATATGCGGTGCTGGAATCTGTCAGACTAGCAGCTTATCTTCTATCCCCAATTATTCCTAATATCAGCAGTGATATTTATCAGCAATTAGGCTGGGGAATAAATTTTAATGAACAAAAAGAAGGTGCAATTTTAGCACCTTTTTGTACCCACTCAACATGGGGAATATTATCCGATAAACAAATATTGGGAACACCAAAACCAGTGTTTAAACGGATAGAAACATTAAAATAA